From a region of the Streptomyces venezuelae genome:
- the rplF gene encoding 50S ribosomal protein L6 translates to MSRIGKLPIQVPAGVDVTIDGSTVSVKGPKGSLSHTVKAPIAVAKGEDGVLNVTRPNDERQNKALHGLSRTLVANMITGVTTGYVKALEISGVGYRVLAKGSNLEFQLGYSHPILVEAPEGISFKVESPTKFTVEGIDKQKVGEVAANIRKLRKPDPYKAKGVKYAGEVIRRKVGKAGK, encoded by the coding sequence ATGTCGCGAATCGGCAAGCTCCCCATCCAGGTTCCCGCCGGTGTGGACGTCACCATCGATGGCAGCACGGTCTCGGTGAAGGGCCCCAAGGGTTCCCTGAGCCACACCGTTAAGGCTCCCATCGCCGTCGCCAAGGGCGAGGACGGCGTTCTGAACGTCACCCGTCCGAACGACGAGCGTCAGAACAAGGCCCTGCACGGCCTGTCCCGCACGCTGGTGGCGAACATGATCACCGGTGTGACCACGGGATACGTCAAGGCTCTCGAGATCAGCGGTGTCGGTTACCGTGTCCTGGCGAAGGGCTCCAACCTGGAGTTCCAGCTGGGTTACAGCCACCCGATCCTGGTGGAGGCGCCCGAGGGCATCTCCTTCAAGGTCGAGTCGCCGACCAAGTTCACGGTCGAGGGCATCGACAAGCAGAAGGTCGGCGAGGTCGCCGCCAACATCCGCAAGCTGCGGAAGCCCGACCCGTACAAGGCCAAGGGTGTCAAGTACGCCGGCGAGGTCATCCGCCGCAAGGTCGGAAAGGCTGGTAAGTAG
- a CDS encoding type Z 30S ribosomal protein S14, giving the protein MAKKALIAKAARKPKFGVRAYTRCQRCGRPHSVYRKFGLCRVCLREMAHRGELPGVTKSSW; this is encoded by the coding sequence ATGGCGAAGAAGGCTCTCATCGCGAAGGCTGCCCGCAAGCCCAAGTTCGGTGTGCGTGCGTACACCCGCTGCCAGCGCTGCGGTCGTCCCCACTCCGTGTACCGCAAGTTCGGCCTGTGCCGCGTGTGCCTTCGTGAGATGGCTCACCGTGGCGAGCTGCCGGGCGTGACCAAGAGCTCCTGGTAA
- the rplP gene encoding 50S ribosomal protein L16, producing the protein MLIPRRVKHRKQHHPKRSGMAKGGTEVSFGEYGIQALTPAYVTNRQIESARIAMTRHIKRGGKVWINIYPDRPLTKKPAETRMGSGKGSPEWWIANVHPGRVMFELSYPNEKIAREALTRAAHKLPMKCRIVKREAGES; encoded by the coding sequence ATGCTGATCCCTCGTAGGGTCAAGCACCGCAAGCAGCACCACCCGAAGCGCAGCGGTATGGCCAAGGGCGGTACTGAGGTCTCGTTCGGCGAGTACGGCATCCAGGCGCTTACCCCCGCCTACGTGACGAACCGCCAGATCGAGTCCGCTCGTATCGCCATGACCCGCCACATCAAGCGTGGCGGCAAGGTCTGGATCAACATCTACCCGGACCGCCCGCTCACGAAGAAGCCGGCCGAGACCCGCATGGGTTCCGGTAAGGGTTCGCCGGAGTGGTGGATCGCGAACGTGCACCCGGGTCGGGTCATGTTCGAGCTGTCCTACCCGAACGAGAAGATTGCGCGTGAGGCCCTCACTCGTGCGGCTCACAAGCTGCCGATGAAGTGCCGGATCGTCAAGCGCGAGGCAGGTGAGTCGTGA
- the map gene encoding type I methionyl aminopeptidase has product MVQIKTPEQIAKMREAGLVVAAIHAATREAAVPGATTRDLDMVARKVIADAGAKSNFLGYGGFPATICTSVNEVVVHGIPDDKTVLKDGDIISIDAGAIVDGWHGDAAYTAFVGTGHAPELLELSRVTEESMWAGIAAMKLGNRLVDISKAIETYIKRQPRPSTGEHSLGKFGIIEDYGGHGIGTEMHMDPHLLNYVSRKRGKGIKLVPGLCLAIEPMVSLGTAQTEVLSDDWTVITTDGTWSSHWEHSVALTEAGPIVLTSPDCGKAKLAEYGVTTAPDPLG; this is encoded by the coding sequence ATGGTCCAGATCAAGACCCCCGAGCAGATCGCGAAGATGCGCGAGGCAGGGCTGGTCGTCGCGGCGATCCACGCCGCGACCCGTGAGGCGGCCGTGCCGGGCGCCACGACGCGGGATCTGGACATGGTGGCCCGCAAGGTCATCGCGGACGCCGGGGCCAAGTCGAACTTCCTCGGCTACGGCGGCTTCCCCGCGACCATCTGCACCTCGGTGAACGAGGTCGTCGTCCACGGCATCCCGGACGACAAGACCGTCCTCAAGGACGGCGACATCATCTCGATCGACGCGGGTGCGATCGTGGACGGCTGGCACGGCGACGCCGCGTACACCGCGTTCGTGGGCACCGGTCACGCCCCCGAGCTCCTGGAGCTCTCCCGGGTGACCGAGGAGTCCATGTGGGCCGGCATCGCCGCGATGAAGCTCGGCAACCGCCTCGTGGACATCTCCAAGGCGATCGAGACGTACATCAAGCGCCAGCCCCGCCCCTCCACGGGTGAGCACAGCCTCGGCAAGTTCGGGATCATCGAGGACTACGGCGGCCACGGCATCGGGACCGAGATGCACATGGACCCCCACCTGCTGAACTACGTCTCGCGCAAGCGGGGCAAGGGGATCAAGCTGGTGCCGGGCCTGTGCCTGGCGATCGAGCCCATGGTCTCGCTGGGTACCGCCCAGACGGAGGTCCTTTCGGACGACTGGACGGTCATCACGACCGACGGCACCTGGTCCTCGCACTGGGAGCACTCCGTCGCGCTGACGGAGGCCGGTCCCATCGTCCTGACCAGCCCGGACTGCGGCAAGGCGAAGCTGGCGGAGTACGGAGTCACCACGGCCCCGGACCCCCTCGGTTAA
- the rplV gene encoding 50S ribosomal protein L22 has translation MEARAQARYIRVTPMKARRVVDLIRGMDATEAQAVLRFAPQAASVPVGKVLDSAIANAAHNYNHPDASTLVISEAYVDEGPTLKRFRPRAQGRAYRIRKRTSHITVVVSSKEGSR, from the coding sequence ATGGAAGCCAGGGCCCAGGCGCGGTACATCCGCGTCACGCCCATGAAGGCCCGCCGCGTGGTGGACCTTATCCGTGGCATGGATGCCACGGAGGCTCAGGCGGTCCTGCGTTTCGCCCCGCAGGCCGCGAGCGTGCCGGTTGGCAAGGTGCTGGACAGCGCCATCGCCAACGCCGCACACAACTACAACCACCCGGACGCCTCCACGCTGGTCATCAGCGAGGCGTACGTGGACGAGGGCCCGACCCTGAAGCGGTTCCGTCCGCGTGCCCAGGGCCGTGCCTACCGGATCCGCAAGCGGACCAGCCACATCACCGTGGTCGTCAGCAGCAAGGAAGGTTCCCGGTAA
- the rplX gene encoding 50S ribosomal protein L24 → MKIKKGDLVQVITGKDKGKQGKVIVAFPAENRVLVEGVNRVKKHTKAAQNQAGGIVITEAPVHVSNVQLVVEKDGKKVVTRVGYRFDDEGNKIRVAKRTGEDI, encoded by the coding sequence ATGAAGATCAAGAAGGGCGACCTGGTTCAGGTCATCACCGGTAAGGACAAGGGCAAGCAGGGCAAGGTCATCGTCGCCTTCCCCGCCGAGAACCGCGTCCTGGTCGAGGGTGTCAACCGGGTCAAGAAGCACACCAAGGCTGCGCAGAACCAGGCCGGTGGCATTGTGATCACCGAGGCCCCGGTCCACGTCAGCAACGTTCAGCTGGTTGTGGAGAAGGACGGCAAGAAGGTCGTCACCCGCGTCGGCTACCGCTTCGACGACGAGGGCAACAAGATCCGCGTTGCCAAGCGGACGGGTGAGGACATCTGA
- the secY gene encoding preprotein translocase subunit SecY, whose protein sequence is MLTAFARAFKTPDLRKKLLFTLGIIVLFRLGSHVPVPGVSYKNVQICVEQAGSSNGLFGLVNMFSGGALLQITIFALGIMPYITASIILQLLTVVIPKLETLKKEGQSGTAKITQYTRYLTVALAILQGTGLVATARTGALFQGCQAASEIVPDRSIFTTVVMVVTMTAGTCVVMWLGELITDRGIGNGMSILMFISIAAGFIGALWQIKLQGKIADGWVEFGVVILVGLAMVCLVVFVEQAQRRIPVQYAKRMIGRRAYGGTSTYIPLKVNQAGIIPVIFASSLLYIPALVVQFSGSQAGWATWIQKHFVKGDHPYYIAAYFLLIVFFAFFYVAISFNPEEVADNMKKYGGFIPGIRAGRPTAEYLSYVLNRITWPGSLYLGLIALVPTMALAGFGANQNFPFGGTSILIIVGVGLETVKQIESQLQQRNYEGFLR, encoded by the coding sequence GTGCTCACCGCGTTCGCCCGGGCGTTCAAGACGCCCGACCTGCGCAAGAAGCTGCTCTTCACGCTCGGCATCATCGTGCTGTTCCGGCTCGGGTCCCATGTTCCGGTACCCGGCGTGAGCTACAAGAACGTTCAGATCTGTGTCGAGCAGGCAGGCAGCAGCAATGGGCTGTTCGGCCTGGTCAACATGTTCAGCGGCGGCGCGCTGCTGCAGATCACGATCTTCGCGCTCGGCATCATGCCCTACATCACGGCGAGCATCATTCTGCAGCTGCTGACCGTGGTCATCCCGAAGCTGGAGACCCTCAAGAAAGAGGGCCAGTCCGGCACGGCGAAGATCACCCAGTACACGCGCTATCTGACGGTCGCGCTCGCGATCCTGCAGGGTACGGGCCTCGTCGCCACGGCCCGCACCGGTGCCCTGTTCCAGGGCTGCCAGGCCGCCAGCGAGATCGTTCCCGACCGCTCGATCTTCACGACGGTCGTCATGGTGGTCACCATGACCGCCGGTACCTGCGTCGTCATGTGGCTCGGTGAGCTCATCACCGACCGCGGCATCGGCAACGGCATGTCGATCCTCATGTTCATCTCGATCGCGGCCGGCTTCATCGGCGCCCTCTGGCAGATCAAGCTCCAGGGCAAGATCGCGGACGGCTGGGTCGAGTTCGGCGTGGTCATCCTGGTCGGCCTCGCGATGGTGTGCCTGGTGGTCTTCGTCGAGCAGGCGCAGCGCCGGATCCCGGTCCAGTACGCGAAGCGCATGATCGGTCGCCGTGCGTACGGCGGCACCTCGACCTACATCCCGCTCAAGGTGAACCAGGCGGGCATCATCCCCGTCATCTTCGCCTCGTCGCTGCTGTACATCCCGGCGCTGGTCGTGCAGTTCAGCGGGTCCCAGGCGGGCTGGGCCACCTGGATCCAGAAGCACTTCGTCAAGGGCGACCACCCGTACTACATCGCCGCCTACTTCCTCCTGATCGTCTTCTTCGCGTTCTTCTACGTGGCGATCTCGTTCAACCCCGAGGAAGTTGCAGACAACATGAAGAAGTATGGTGGGTTCATCCCGGGCATCCGCGCCGGTCGGCCCACCGCCGAGTACCTCAGCTACGTACTCAACCGGATCACCTGGCCGGGGTCGCTGTACCTGGGTCTCATCGCTCTTGTGCCGACGATGGCGTTGGCCGGCTTCGGAGCGAACCAGAACTTCCCGTTCGGCGGGACGAGCATCCTGATCATCGTGGGTGTGGGTCTGGAAACCGTGAAGCAGATCGAGAGCCAGCTCCAGCAGCGTAATTACGAAGGGTTCCTCCGCTGA
- the rpmD gene encoding 50S ribosomal protein L30, with the protein MARLKITQTKSYIGSKQNHRDTLRSLGLKRLNDVVVKEDRPEFRGMVHTVRHLVTVEEVD; encoded by the coding sequence ATGGCTCGCCTCAAGATCACGCAGACGAAGTCGTACATCGGCAGCAAGCAGAACCACCGCGACACGCTGCGTTCGCTCGGGCTCAAGCGCCTGAACGACGTCGTCGTCAAGGAGGACCGCCCCGAGTTCCGCGGAATGGTTCACACCGTCCGCCACCTCGTGACGGTTGAGGAGGTTGACTAA
- the rplN gene encoding 50S ribosomal protein L14 codes for MIQQESRLRIADNTGAKEILCIRVLGGSGRRYAGIGDVIVATVKDAIPGGNVKKGDVVKAVIVRTVKERRRQDGSYIRFDENAAVILKNDGDPRGTRIFGPVGRELREKKFMKIISLAPEVL; via the coding sequence GTGATCCAGCAGGAGTCGCGACTGCGTATCGCCGACAACACTGGTGCGAAGGAGATCCTTTGCATCCGTGTTCTCGGTGGTTCCGGTCGCCGCTACGCGGGCATCGGTGACGTCATCGTCGCCACCGTCAAGGACGCGATCCCCGGTGGCAACGTGAAGAAGGGTGACGTCGTCAAGGCGGTCATCGTTCGCACCGTCAAGGAGCGTCGCCGCCAGGACGGCTCGTACATCCGCTTCGACGAGAACGCCGCCGTCATTCTGAAGAACGACGGCGACCCTCGCGGCACCCGTATCTTCGGCCCGGTGGGCCGTGAGCTGCGCGAGAAGAAGTTCATGAAGATCATCTCGCTCGCGCCGGAGGTGCTGTAA
- the rpsQ gene encoding 30S ribosomal protein S17, producing MSENNVTEKTERGFRKTREGLVVSDKMDKTVVVAVEDRVKHALYGKVIRRTNKLKAHDEQNAAGVGDRVLIMETRPLSASKRWRIVEILEKAK from the coding sequence ATGAGCGAGAACAACGTGACTGAGAAGACCGAGCGCGGTTTCCGCAAGACCCGTGAGGGTCTGGTCGTCAGCGACAAGATGGACAAGACCGTCGTCGTCGCCGTCGAGGACCGCGTCAAGCACGCCCTGTACGGCAAGGTCATCCGCCGTACGAACAAGCTCAAGGCTCACGACGAGCAGAACGCTGCCGGTGTCGGCGACCGCGTCCTCATCATGGAGACGCGTCCGCTGTCGGCGAGCAAGCGCTGGCGCATCGTCGAGATCCTCGAGAAGGCCAAGTAA
- the rpsC gene encoding 30S ribosomal protein S3 — protein MGQKVNPHGFRLGITTDFKSRWYADKLYKDYVKEDVAIRRMMTSGMERAGISKVEIERTRDRVRVDIHTARPGIVIGRRGAEADRIRGDLEKLTGKQVQLNILEVKNPELDAQLVAQAVAEQLSSRVSFRRAMRKSMQGTMKAGAKGIKIQCGGRLGGAEMSRSEFYREGRVPLHTLRANVDYGFFEAKTTFGRIGVKVWIYKGDVKNIAEVRAENAAARAGNRPARGAQGAGDRPAGRGGRGGERGGRGGRKPQQAAGAEAPKADAPAAAPAESTGTEA, from the coding sequence ATGGGCCAGAAGGTAAACCCGCACGGGTTCCGACTCGGCATCACCACCGACTTCAAGTCGCGTTGGTACGCCGACAAGCTGTACAAGGACTACGTCAAGGAAGACGTCGCCATCCGTCGGATGATGACGTCCGGCATGGAGCGCGCCGGCATCTCGAAGGTTGAGATCGAGCGCACCCGTGACCGCGTGCGTGTGGACATCCACACCGCCCGTCCTGGCATCGTCATCGGCCGCCGCGGCGCCGAGGCGGACCGCATCCGCGGTGACCTGGAGAAGCTGACCGGCAAGCAGGTCCAGCTGAACATCCTCGAGGTCAAGAACCCGGAGCTCGACGCTCAGCTGGTGGCCCAGGCCGTCGCCGAGCAGCTCTCCTCCCGCGTCTCCTTCCGTCGCGCCATGCGTAAGAGCATGCAGGGCACGATGAAGGCCGGCGCCAAGGGCATCAAGATCCAGTGTGGCGGCCGTCTCGGCGGCGCCGAGATGTCCCGCTCCGAGTTCTACCGCGAGGGTCGTGTGCCGCTGCACACGCTGCGCGCGAACGTGGACTACGGCTTCTTCGAGGCCAAGACCACCTTCGGCCGTATCGGTGTGAAGGTCTGGATCTACAAGGGCGACGTCAAGAACATCGCCGAGGTTCGCGCCGAGAACGCTGCGGCCCGTGCGGGTAACCGCCCGGCCCGTGGCGCGCAGGGCGCTGGCGACCGTCCCGCCGGCCGTGGTGGCCGTGGTGGCGAGCGCGGCGGCCGTGGTGGCCGCAAGCCGCAGCAGGCTGCTGGTGCCGAGGCCCCCAAGGCCGACGCTCCCGCCGCCGCTCCGGCCGAGAGCACCGGAACGGAGGCCTGA
- the rpsH gene encoding 30S ribosomal protein S8: MTMTDPIADMLTRLRNANSAYHDTVVMPHSKIKSHIAEILKQEGFITGWKVEDAEVGKNLVLELKFGPNRERSIAGIKRISKPGLRVYAKSTNLPKVLGGLGVAIISTSHGLLTGQQAGKKGVGGEVLAYVW; the protein is encoded by the coding sequence ATGACCATGACTGACCCGATCGCAGACATGCTGACCCGTCTGCGTAACGCTAACTCGGCGTACCACGACACCGTCGTGATGCCGCACAGCAAGATCAAGTCGCACATCGCAGAGATCCTCAAGCAGGAGGGTTTCATCACCGGCTGGAAGGTCGAGGACGCCGAGGTCGGCAAGAACCTCGTCCTCGAGCTGAAGTTCGGGCCGAACCGTGAGCGCTCCATCGCGGGCATCAAGCGGATCTCGAAGCCCGGTCTGCGCGTGTACGCGAAGTCCACCAACCTGCCGAAGGTGCTCGGCGGCCTGGGCGTGGCGATCATCTCCACGTCGCACGGTCTGCTCACCGGCCAGCAGGCAGGCAAGAAGGGCGTAGGTGGGGAAGTCCTCGCCTACGTCTGGTAG
- the rplE gene encoding 50S ribosomal protein L5, with amino-acid sequence MATTPRLKTKYREDIAGKLREEFSYENVMQIPGLVKIVVNMGVGDAARDSKLIDGAIKDLTTITGQKPAVTKARKSIAQFKLREGQPIGCHVTLRGDRMWEFLDRTLSLALPRIRDFRGLSPKQFDGRGNYTFGLTEQVMFHEIDQDKIDRTRGMDITVVTTATNDAEGRALLRHLGFPFKEA; translated from the coding sequence ATGGCTACCACTCCGCGTCTCAAGACGAAGTACCGCGAGGACATCGCGGGCAAGCTGCGTGAGGAGTTCTCCTACGAGAACGTCATGCAGATCCCCGGCCTCGTGAAGATCGTGGTCAACATGGGTGTGGGCGACGCCGCCCGCGACTCCAAGCTGATCGACGGCGCCATCAAGGACCTGACGACGATCACCGGTCAGAAGCCGGCCGTCACGAAGGCCCGCAAGTCCATCGCGCAGTTCAAGCTGCGCGAGGGTCAGCCGATCGGCTGCCACGTCACCCTCCGTGGTGACCGTATGTGGGAGTTCCTGGACCGTACGCTGTCGCTCGCGCTGCCGCGTATCCGTGACTTCCGTGGTCTGTCGCCGAAGCAGTTCGACGGCCGCGGTAACTACACCTTCGGTCTCACGGAGCAGGTCATGTTCCACGAGATCGACCAGGACAAGATCGACCGTACCCGGGGTATGGACATCACCGTGGTCACCACGGCGACCAACGACGCTGAGGGCCGCGCGCTCCTTCGTCACCTCGGCTTCCCCTTCAAGGAGGCGTAA
- the rplR gene encoding 50S ribosomal protein L18, translated as MAYGVKIAKGDAYKRAAKARRHIRIRKNVSGTAERPRLVVTRSNRNIVAQVIDDLQGHTLASASTLDASIRGGEGDKSSQAQAVGALVAERAKAAGVETVVFDRGGNRYAGRIAALADAAREAGLKF; from the coding sequence ATGGCATACGGTGTGAAGATCGCCAAGGGCGACGCGTACAAGCGCGCTGCCAAGGCTCGCCGCCACATCCGCATCCGCAAGAACGTCTCGGGTACGGCGGAGCGTCCGCGCCTCGTCGTGACGCGTTCGAACCGCAACATCGTTGCTCAGGTCATCGACGACCTCCAGGGCCACACCCTGGCGTCGGCGTCGACCCTGGACGCTTCGATCCGCGGTGGCGAAGGCGACAAGAGCTCGCAGGCCCAGGCTGTCGGCGCGCTCGTCGCCGAGCGTGCCAAGGCTGCGGGTGTCGAGACCGTCGTGTTCGACCGCGGTGGCAACCGATACGCCGGGCGCATTGCCGCTCTGGCTGACGCCGCCCGCGAAGCCGGGCTGAAGTTCTAA
- the rplO gene encoding 50S ribosomal protein L15 has protein sequence MAENSPLKAHNLRPAPGAKTAKTRVGRGEASKGKTAGRGTKGQKARYQIPQRFEGGQMPLHMRLPKLKGFKNPFRTEFQVVNLDKLGALYPEGGEVTVADLVAKGAVRKNSLVKVLGQGEISVALQVSVDAVSASAKEKIAAAGGTVTELV, from the coding sequence ATGGCTGAGAACAGCCCGCTGAAGGCCCACAACCTCCGTCCCGCCCCCGGCGCCAAGACCGCGAAGACCCGTGTCGGTCGTGGTGAGGCGTCGAAGGGTAAGACGGCCGGTCGTGGTACGAAGGGCCAGAAGGCCCGTTACCAGATCCCGCAGCGCTTCGAGGGTGGGCAGATGCCCCTCCACATGCGCCTGCCGAAGCTCAAGGGCTTCAAGAACCCGTTCCGCACCGAGTTCCAGGTTGTCAACCTGGACAAGCTCGGCGCCCTCTACCCCGAGGGTGGAGAAGTCACGGTGGCCGACCTGGTCGCCAAGGGCGCGGTTCGCAAGAACAGCCTCGTCAAGGTCCTGGGCCAGGGCGAGATCTCCGTGGCGCTGCAGGTTTCGGTTGACGCCGTCTCCGCCTCCGCCAAGGAGAAGATTGCCGCTGCCGGCGGCACCGTCACCGAGCTCGTCTAA
- the rpsE gene encoding 30S ribosomal protein S5 yields the protein MAGPQRRGSGAGGGERRDRKGRDGGPAAEKTAYVERVVAINRVAKVVKGGRRFSFTALVVVGDGDGTVGVGYGKAKEVPAAIAKGVEEAKKNFFKVPRIQGTIPHPIQGEKAAGVVLLKPASPGTGVIAGGPVRAVLECAGVHDILSKSLGSDNAINIVHATVAALQGLQRPEEIAARRGLPLEDVAPAALLRARAGAGA from the coding sequence ATGGCTGGACCCCAGCGCCGCGGAAGCGGTGCCGGTGGCGGCGAGCGGCGGGACCGGAAGGGTCGCGACGGTGGCCCTGCCGCCGAGAAGACCGCTTACGTTGAGCGCGTTGTCGCGATCAACCGCGTCGCCAAGGTTGTCAAGGGTGGTCGCCGCTTCAGCTTCACCGCGCTGGTCGTGGTGGGCGACGGTGACGGCACGGTAGGTGTCGGTTACGGCAAGGCCAAGGAAGTTCCCGCGGCCATCGCCAAGGGTGTCGAGGAAGCCAAGAAGAACTTCTTCAAGGTTCCGCGCATCCAGGGCACCATCCCTCACCCGATCCAGGGCGAGAAGGCTGCGGGCGTCGTCCTGCTGAAGCCTGCTTCCCCCGGTACCGGTGTTATCGCCGGTGGCCCGGTGCGCGCCGTTCTGGAGTGCGCCGGCGTTCACGACATCCTGTCGAAGTCCCTGGGCTCCGACAACGCGATCAACATCGTGCACGCGACCGTGGCGGCCCTCCAGGGCCTGCAGCGTCCCGAGGAGATCGCGGCTCGCCGTGGTCTGCCCCTCGAGGACGTCGCCCCCGCGGCTCTGCTTCGTGCACGTGCCGGGGCGGGTGCGTAA
- the rpmC gene encoding 50S ribosomal protein L29 yields MAAGTKASELRELGNEELVGKLREAKEELFKLRFQAATGQLENNGRLKSVRKDIARIYTLMHERELGIETVESA; encoded by the coding sequence ATGGCGGCCGGTACCAAGGCGTCCGAGCTGCGCGAGCTCGGCAACGAAGAGCTCGTTGGCAAGCTGCGCGAGGCCAAGGAGGAGCTGTTCAAGCTCCGCTTCCAGGCGGCCACGGGTCAGCTGGAGAACAACGGCCGGCTCAAGTCCGTCCGTAAGGACATCGCTCGCATCTACACCCTGATGCACGAGCGTGAGCTCGGTATCGAGACGGTGGAGAGCGCCTGA
- a CDS encoding adenylate kinase has translation MRIVLVGPPGAGKGTQAAFLAKNLSIPHISTGDLFRANISQGTELGKQAKAYMDAGDLVPDEVTIGMAKDRMEQPDAVNGFLLDGFPRNVSQAEALDVMLQAEGMKLDAVLDLEVEEEEVVKRIAGRRICRNDSSHVFHVTYAPAKAEGVCDTCGGELYQRGDDSEATVRNRLEVYHTQTEPIIDYYKAQGLLVTIPALGEVADVTRRAMDALKK, from the coding sequence ATGCGAATCGTCCTCGTTGGACCGCCCGGTGCGGGCAAGGGAACGCAGGCTGCGTTCCTTGCCAAGAACCTGTCGATTCCGCACATCTCCACGGGTGACCTGTTCCGGGCCAACATCAGCCAGGGCACCGAGCTGGGCAAGCAGGCGAAGGCGTACATGGACGCCGGCGACCTGGTTCCCGACGAGGTGACCATCGGCATGGCGAAGGACCGCATGGAACAGCCGGACGCCGTGAACGGCTTCCTGCTCGACGGTTTCCCGCGCAACGTCTCGCAGGCCGAGGCGCTCGACGTGATGCTCCAGGCCGAGGGCATGAAGCTCGACGCCGTCCTCGACCTGGAGGTCGAGGAGGAGGAGGTCGTCAAGCGGATCGCCGGTCGGCGGATCTGCCGCAACGACTCCTCGCACGTCTTCCACGTGACGTACGCCCCGGCCAAGGCCGAGGGCGTCTGCGACACCTGCGGTGGCGAGCTCTACCAGCGCGGCGACGACTCCGAGGCCACGGTCCGCAACCGGCTGGAGGTCTACCACACGCAGACCGAGCCGATCATCGACTACTACAAGGCCCAGGGCCTGCTGGTGACCATCCCCGCCCTCGGTGAGGTCGCGGACGTCACCAGGCGCGCGATGGACGCGCTCAAGAAGTAG